The genomic window CGCACAGCACGACGCCCCAGAAGTCGAGCGGCGTCGCGCGGAAGAAGGCGAGCAGCAGCGCGAAGCTGACGGTGACGAAGAGGCCGAGGACGAAGGTGGGCAGCGCGATCGCCAGCGACGGCACCATGCGCGTGCGGATCTCGCGGGCGATGTCGCGGCCGTCCTCGGCGCGGCCGAAGTCGCCGGCGAACATGCGCGCCGACTTCTCGAAGAAGATCGTCTCGGTGACGACGCCGCCGGCGGCGGCCCCGGTGTTCACGAACAGCGGCTTGTCGTAGCCGCGCTCGGCCTTCCACTTCGCGATCGCCTCCGGCGTCACCCGTTTGACGCCGAGCTGCATGCGCGCCATGTCGTCCGGCGTGTTCACGACGAAGAAGAGCGCGAAGGTGAGCAGGTTCACCCCGATCAGGATCGGGATCGCGTAGAGCAGGCGGCGGACGATGTAGGCAAGCATCGGAACGGATTATGCCATTCCGCCGACGGAGCGGCTCAGCGTCCGCCGCCGCGGTCCGGCATACGGCTTTCCGTATACGCGATTCCTTGCGGGCCGAGGGCGCCGGTGTCACAATGCAATCGTCGTATTAACCCTACAAGAGGTATGGTTATGAAAAAGCAAACGATCCTGCTGGCCGCGTCTGCGCTCGCCGCCAGCGCCGCGATGGCCGCCGACCCCGCCAGCATCGACTGGGACAAGATTCCGACGAGCAAGCTGTTCCTCTACTACCCTGGCCAGTCATCTTACGAATGGCTGCGCAGCGACCTGCACAAGGGCGCCGCGCGCGAAGTCAGGCGCGGCGACTCCTGCGTGTCCTGCCACGACATGGAGGACGAGGAGGAAACCCAGGGCGGCAAGATTCTCGGCGACGGCCACCCGCTCGAACCGGTGGCGCTGAAAGGCAAGAACGGCCATCTCGAACTCAGGGTGCAGGCCGCCTACGACGACAGGAACGCCTACCTGCGCTTCCAGTGGCAGACCAACAGCAAGAGCCGCCCAGGCATCGACTACCCCGCCTACCGCTTCGACGGCAAGGAGTGGAAATCCTACGGCGCGCAGCGCCTGCTGCCGCAGGTGGTCAGCGGCAAGACGCCGGCGGTCTACGAAGACCGCCTGTCATTCATGGTCGACGATGGCAAGGTGCCGGGCTTCGCCCAGCAGGGTTGCTGGCTGACCTGCCACGATGGCGAGCGGACCATGCCGAAGGAGGCGAGCAAGGAAGAAGTCGCCGCCAATCCGCTGCTGAGCGCGATCAAGAAGGTCGACGTGCGCAAATACCTGCCGGTGAGCCGGACCGATCCGTCCGACTGGAAGACCGGCAAGCCGGTCGAGGAAATCGAAAAGGCCAAGGCCGCCGGCGAATTCCTCGACCTGATCCAGTGGCGCGCCCACCGTACCAACCCGGTCGGCGGCGTCGACGACGGCTACGTGCTCGACTGGCGCCACTTCGACCAGGGCAAGAACCACTTCGCGTCGAACATGGACGGCCAGACCAAGCAGCCGAAGTTCATGTACGACGCGGCGAAGTTCGGCGCCAGGGCACTGGTCGCCGACGACTTCGGCAAGAAGGAGCAGTTCCTGATCAAGGGCGTCAATGCCGTTCCCTTCGACCCCAACGCCGGCTGGAAGGAAGGCGACATCCTGCCGCAGTACGTCCTGAGCGCCGCCGACGCCGCCGGCTCCGCGGCCGACAACAAGGGCTCGGGCACCTGGAAGGACGGGACGTGGAGCGTCGTCATCGTTCGCCCGCTCGGGCTCGCCAACAGCGACGACAAGTCGCTCAAGGCCGGCGGCGTCTATAACGTCGGCTTCGCGGTTCACGACGACAACATGACCGCGCGCGGCCATCACGTTTCCTACGTGAAGACGCTGGGCCTCGGCGCCAAGGCCGATATCACGGCGGTCAAGCTGCCCTGAGCGCCGCGGCGAGAAATGGCGCGGACGATTCCGCGCCATTTTTCCACCGGCGCCGCATCCGTACTACCATCGGCAGACAAGCCCCTGGGTATCCGGGATGGTCCGCGCCCGCGGATTTTGCGCGGCCCCGCCCGGGCGCCCGCACATCAAGCTGCGAAGGAGCAAGCGATGGTCGTTCGTGTGGTCAGGCTCGGCAGCCCGAGAATCGCCGGCGAAGGCATGCGCATCGGC from Azospira restricta includes these protein-coding regions:
- a CDS encoding ethylbenzene dehydrogenase-related protein, which gives rise to MKKQTILLAASALAASAAMAADPASIDWDKIPTSKLFLYYPGQSSYEWLRSDLHKGAAREVRRGDSCVSCHDMEDEEETQGGKILGDGHPLEPVALKGKNGHLELRVQAAYDDRNAYLRFQWQTNSKSRPGIDYPAYRFDGKEWKSYGAQRLLPQVVSGKTPAVYEDRLSFMVDDGKVPGFAQQGCWLTCHDGERTMPKEASKEEVAANPLLSAIKKVDVRKYLPVSRTDPSDWKTGKPVEEIEKAKAAGEFLDLIQWRAHRTNPVGGVDDGYVLDWRHFDQGKNHFASNMDGQTKQPKFMYDAAKFGARALVADDFGKKEQFLIKGVNAVPFDPNAGWKEGDILPQYVLSAADAAGSAADNKGSGTWKDGTWSVVIVRPLGLANSDDKSLKAGGVYNVGFAVHDDNMTARGHHVSYVKTLGLGAKADITAVKLP